The Amblyomma americanum isolate KBUSLIRL-KWMA chromosome 11, ASM5285725v1, whole genome shotgun sequence genome includes the window TCATCCATCGTTGTGTTATTCCACTCACTGGAGTTAACGCTCTGAAAAGCACTGGCTCCTCTTCGATGGCTCTAAGCATGCTGGACACGCGTGCGGCGCAGGTGAACGCCAGCGATCAGCTGCTCTGGGCAAGCGCCAAGCGCGTGGCTCAGCTTAACAGCCTGGTGGAGCGCGCCCAGCTGGACCAGCAGCAGCTGGAACACGAGGTGGACTACGAGGCTGCCCAGCTGGCGGAGCTGGAGCGGCTGCTGGAGCCCCTGGAGAGTGCCATGCGCACCGCACCCACCCGCACTATGCGGCAGCACGCCGACCTCGAGCGCGATTACACGTACGTGTGGCCCCCTTGCCACTTCTTTGGCACTGAAAGACCGGAGATACTGCAGTCCGCTTGGTAGTTCAGGCTCCAAGGAGATAAAAAATTTGGTCGAATTAACGGCAGCTTTTCCAGTACACTTGATATTGCCAGATCCAAAGCGTCAATTCAAATAAACCGGCTCTTCGAATTAACGTCTGCTATACCAGCTAGTGGGGAAACAATTTTGTATACCTTTTGTTCCTGTTCGTGACCTTCGTAATCGGGATCACTTTGTACTACCCAAAGCACGGACCAGATATGGCAAACACCTTCGGAAGTATTATGTGACACAAGTCCTTAACCAAATAGCTAAAGATATCTTTTCGCTTAACACTCGTAATACAGTGAAATTGTTGCTGGTTAAATTGCGTTGTTAATTACTACTAACTCGTCAGCGGaatgtttttcctttctttttttctttcaactgaGAATGTTTCCTTGGTTCTTCTGCGCCTCTTTGCGACAGCGTATACCCGATGTGTTGACtgctgccaggcgctgccactcaagccttccgcggctttggcaggcccgcatttgtaaaaactacttgaaataaacaaaattattattattattattattattattattattattattattattattattattattattattattattattggcagtGTAGTACTGGCCTTGTGGTTGCGATTCCCAAAGTGTGAACCCTTTCATTTTCGGAGCATCTTTTGCCAGATGATGTGCCATGTACCACTAGCTCCACATGGTTCGTGCACCCAAACTAGGAATAATATTTTTCACGTAGCTGACGGTAGCCTTCATTATCGCTTTCACTTTTGTTGCATGTTGGAAGTTTTTAGTGAATCACTGTTGTGAGTGTTACTGCTATGTTGATCGtgctgtccaaaaaaaaaaaaaacaattggcgCTCCCATCTACGTgctgaaaagaataagaaaaggTCATTTTTTTTATCGAGCTATGAAATGTACGTGTTGACAAAATAAAATAGTATTTTTTTTCGCAATATGTTTCATCTGCGCAATGTCTCTGTTCTCAGTTTCCAGACGACCAGCTTTACCCAGCATGATAATGAAACCAGTGCTGTCCGAACTCGTATAGTGCTTTGTTCCAGTGGgttgcactgcaaaaaaaaaaaatgcaagagtgcgccatcagataCCGAACGCCACATGTTGGTTGCAAGAAAGGAGTGGtatacgagttcccgcttacatgcggcaaggtgtacgttggacaaaccggacggtgtcttaatgagcgcctgcttgaacacaagaactCATTAAACAAGAAGGGTGCCCATCTGCCAGATCACTGCCAAGCCTGCTCGAAAGAGAAGCGTATAGCCTGCAAGCCTCGACTATTGGAATGCAAAGTGCTTTTGGAAAGCCGAGATAAGACAGAACGTGAGCTCGCGGAAGCCTTCTATATCAAGAAGCGAGGTGATAATTGCATTAGTGACACGTCAGTTATTCTTCGCCAcagtgaaatgctgtttcttgATGCATATCTGTGAGAGGTGAATGTCTGTCAACTGCATTAAGAGCATGAATAATGGCAGatgctatataaacgctcttccttgaataaatcctgttgaaagtgcagcgatCGTCCTGTTCCTTTTCTCGTCCGTGTTGCCGTTTTGCACTCTCACGTCTTTCACCAACTCTAggtaatttatttattcacagtATTCCTCAAAGGTACACAGGGGGTATGAAATGAGGGGTGGCCTGACAAAAGAAGGGTGTTACCATAACAAACGGTCTTCGATTTCAGATTTGAAGTGAGCGGGATTGATGATGGACGCCACTTTGGACGGAAAGCCATTCCAGTCGCTGGCTTTTCTGATAAAAAAAGGCATAAGTTCCTGTGTGTGCTTTTTCAGAGCAGACGGCATTAGTGCGACTATTATAAAAAATGCGACGAGCGCGCGTCATAGTGGGGGCTGAAAGTGTGATAAAATTTGATACAAAGAAAGACGGGGATTTTGCGACGACAGGCAATCTTGTCAACTGCCAGTGTCCCCAGTAATCCAGCTCTAAATCGTGCTAGTTTCATACTGGAAGGCACTGGTTTCGCAGTAGGACAATCCGCCTTTCTCACGCTGCTCGCTCTGAGCAAGCGCTCCTCTTCTCCACCTCCACTGGTTGCAAACAGccagctcctactgcgcatgcgcagttcatgttagtgacaggctcatgcgacagatggcgacaGCGGTCAAGCGCACACTTGCCACTTGGCAGGCACAGCAAGCTCTCGTGGAACCGGACTGGGCCTGCGTCTCCCACGTGCGTTAGTTTTCAACCAGCAGCAGAGGAATTTTCGTCACTCCCCAGAGGGCGCTACATCTCGTGAAAAATGCACAAAGGAATGGACGCCACGCCACTAGCCATTGTCTCCCTACCGCCATATGCAGGGTGGGGAAGTAGTTTCAGTACTGCTTACTGCAATAGGACATGTAGGAGTAGCAATTTTTTCATTACGTACATATTTCACATGAACATCCCATGCTTGAATTGTGGGATGATTTGCGGTCACAAAATTTCACAAGCGCACAATCAGGTTAATGACGACCACCTCTTTTGTTGACGGTGTACTTATGAGCCAGCACGATGGATCCTGTGTATGCAGCAGTGCACACTGAGTGTGCTCAGGTCTCGAAGCTCGTGACCATAAAGAAGAGTGTTTGCTGTGGCAGACATTTATTGGACACGTCAGTAAAGTACTTCACATGATCATTAATTCTAAGTTTTGCTAATATTTTGAGAAATGTTGTTAAGCTACGTTGCGAAGCTATGAGTACCTCTGCACTTAAATTTATACTGACGCCTAAGGAAGTGTCATGTTTGGATGCCTAAGTTTCATTTGTTGGCAGCGAAAATTGTTTGCAGGATTCTTGCGAAATGTAGCCAATTTTTAAAGGTCATGAAAACAACATGAACTTTGGTGCGGTATAAAGCTGGGCTGACTATCAAAGTTTCTTTTACACTGGATAACATTCCACTATTTTCGTGAAGTGATTGCATCTATAATGGAGATGGCGACCTTTCTTTGTGTTGTTGTCGTCTGCTTCTGAGCGGTGTCTCCTCTGCCTGGTGCGTTGCAGGTACCGCCTGGCGGACAACATCAACTCCCAGCTAAACTGTGTGTCTCGGGACATCCTCGACATTGTGGAGCACTTTAATGCTGCCAATGCGTCTTCTGCACAGGACAAGGCGGTCAGTCCTCATCAAGTTACCACGTGGCACTTTGACGCCACTGTATCAGAGGCGGTAGCGAGACAAACTCGGCACCAGTGCGGTGTGCGGCCCTTGGAGGTCTGAAGGCCGCCTGTCCCAGCTAAATGAGGCTAGTTGGATGTAGGCAGCATTCACGTGACAACGTTGGCCTCGCTTGAGCAGTATCTTCTGGTTCTAAGGGTGGCACTTTTGCCATTGTTGCCACAGGAGAGTTCATCTGGCTATGACCATGCTCTTAGTTTCTTCATGGCCTCTGAGCATCTCAGAGAGCACTTTCTGGCTCTAATTCAAATGAATTTAGGAGTACTTTCAAGATGCTCACTGATGTTAATCTTCTTCTTTGACCACAGCAAGCGATGAAAAGATTAGCGCGGCGGATAAAGTTTGCGGAAGTGAGAACCTCAAGTAGGACATCCTTTCGCCAACCTGGCCCGGCACTGTACTCGTTAGTATCACTGATAACACACCCGACAGTTCTCCTATAGCCCTCTCTCGTCTTTTAGGGGTAAGCCGGTACTAAACAAATGTTTATTAATGTAGTCACAagtatgaaatcttcagggaacatgcaaTTTCAAGCGCCAGTCATAaagatgtcatttaatttcatgtaaaccAATTCCTTGAGAATTTATGTAATTGTTATGCAGGTTTTTTTGTGAAGAGCTTACAAAAAAAGTTTATCatgccattgggttctcttgaCACCATGGAATGCAAAAAGGGTAAAATTACCATCATGCTTATCGTAGAACTTGAGTTGCAGGGTATGGAAGTTGCCACTCCAGGtacaggaatacaagcttttcttcacgtttctgaagtgacaacttcaaaaccCTATAAAGGCCGACCCACATGGAGCGATATTCCtgcgaaaaaaatggcagtggcttaacttggctgaccctggaattcagcgaaaagcaaggacgcttgctaagggTCTTAGGCTCGCCTATGGCAGTTCTGCtatacgctcgcgacagccgttctataaaCACCCGCACGACCACGTGTCTATGACGTGGTATATCACATGGCCTTACGACATCCCCGTCGGATGTCATCCCATTGTTGCCTTTCTCCTACATTTTAGTATTGTGATTGTGTTTCGAAATTGCGATTGTGACTGTGTTGTTCTGTTGTGTTTTGGTATTATGGCCAACGCCGTATTGTGATTGTATCGCTTTTCATTTTCATCCTATTACATTATGCTTTATTGTATTAACGTTGTATTCTATCTATTTAAAATGTATTTACTTGGCCTCCCCctcctccttatgtaatgcctcaataGAGGGTTTTGAGcgtaaaataaatgatgatggtggtgaGTGTCTTCTTTCACAGCTGGCCAGGGTAGGAGAGCTGGTTACTTGATAAGACTGGCAGTGTCCACAACttgaaatccttttttttttcaagcagcttGAGATGATATCAAAGGTGCTGAGTTCACACATGGATGCCCTGAAGTGGATCAAACACAATTCAGGTGAGCAGCACCTATCGTTGCAGTCAGCCTGATCAAGCAGTCCGAATAGTCTGACCTCTGTGTGATCACATTGTCGGTAACGTCACGCCCAGTTCTGGAGTGATGTCTTGTGCAGCTGCGAAAAGTGGCAAAATGGCAGCAATGTCACGTGGTAAAGTGTCTTTCCACCTTTCTCCCTGCCTTATCTCGTGCCTTTTAAaacgatagcatttaggttgtctcATAAAAAGTTTCCGGCTTCAGTGTCACAAATTCCCTGCTTGGTCGAGAGAGGTTACGCGACCTCGTGACCGTACAGAAGGTGTAAACCTGCCTGCTGTTGCCAAATTCAACGCATTTGTAACCTGCCCACCATGTCACTTGCGCATGAGGCTTACGGAAGCTCTGGGAGAATAACCCGGGCCTCACAATACcaaccggtggctgtgtttgaaacagctaccTGCCGGGGAAGTTGCGCGTCGCTAAACCGCGCcgggagtggtatgaagacttctcgtgatctatgaatgcgattgagaGGTCGTGACATCAACACCAAGTGACCCAGTGGACCAATCATAGGGCACCACTGGATTTCAAGATCCAAAATCTGAGGACCCCCAAAATTTAGAAGTTAGCCGACCCCCAAGAATTCTAAAGGACCCTCAAAATTTTGAAAGTACTGGGCCCATCCATGAAAatagattaaggtggattagagGGTCAGATTAATATAATCCTGCACAATGATTCAATGGAAAGCACTTCATTCGAGAacgtgatgactcatgcatactaTACAAGGGTAATGGAACCGGTTCCAACTCGTGTTCTGGCGGGACAACTACTAGAAGAGCATGaggcactcattgtagacaccccagcaggcaacctaaatgccaTCGCATTTTCTTCTGTAAGAATGTAGTTAAGGAGGCCCCAAAGTTTTTTAAACAATAAATGTATACGGGATTTTCCTGGGGGTAAACTATGTTGGTCTGATAGAATGTTGTAATCAAAATTTGCTGCAAGAGAGCACGGGAGTGGGAACTCCTTAGATCAGTCTGTGTGGTTCAGGACCGGGTCTCGTATAGGTCACGTGATTCCGTAAGGGACATGATGTATCAGGCCCAAATAGGGCCTAGTTTGTATGGTCCTTGGTGGGGGCGATTCCATTGGCTGGTGTACAGTACAGCTTTTGCTGTCGCCTCGTTTTGCTGGGCTTGTTAGTTCTGAAATGAGGAGAAAACAGGAGCAGAAACCAAACAACACCAAGATGTAATGAGAGGCCAGCGCTTGTCGTGTCTGTCACTGTATCTCTATCCTTGGTTTGCCGTCCTGTTTTCTCCTCTTGCCGTCGTTTCTGGGCAGTTACGGATTGGCGAGGGATCTTTGGAAAGGGGTAACGGGAGGGTTCTGCTTTTGCAGTGTATTTCTTGGACTGTCTGAGAATAAAACTTAATTTCTTGCTTAGACAGCAGGAGTGGTAACGCCTCCTTTAAAACCACCATTGCTTATGGAGCATTTTttttgggggagggggaggctGGTTAATTACCTTGGCTAACTAATCTGCCCTTTAAACAGTTCTGAGATGTCAGCACTTGGTCCGATCTGCTTTCTTCGGTGTTGTCTTGGTTGTGCTACAAAAGGCTGCAGACCGACTAGTGTACCGGTACTATTTAGCTAATTTGCAAGTCACTAATGCGATGTCCTTGCCCTGTACCACACTCGGGCCATGTAGCTAAAGCCTTCCTTTTTTGGTGCAGTAGCACTACTATAGACGTACCTTACGGATTTCGGGCACCCATAAAAACGTCCTCCAAGCCTCTAATACACGATGAATTGCAAATAAGTCAAGCAATGTCATGACATACCATGACTTGCCCTTTGACACGACCTTGACAGTGGTATGTCTTGTCATGTTCAGACGTGTCCTTACGGGACCTTGACTTGACCGCCAGCGTAATAAACAATCGAGTCAAgcgctactgcacgatattccgtgcttagccatgctaaaccgcctgcattttttttctgtctgcaaCAGACCTCTTGCAGCAGAAGCTTCAAGACCTGGAGCGCTTCGGCCAGGAACAGAGGACTGACTCACTTCTAAAACGCTGAGGGTCCAGGTGACACGGAAGTCATTGTATTCGGTTAATAAACTGTTTCGCTTCATCACTGGCTGTGCTTGCGGCTTTGCTTGGTTGTGCTGCCGCGTGGGGTGGCCCAAGATGGTACAGTGATTGCCCAATAATATCCGGAAAGTACCAAAAAGAATTGGAACTTTCAAGATTACCGTAATTACTCGAGTAATTTGCGCCCGCGCGTAATTTGTGCAAGCCTAACATACTAcccgtaataataataaatgttctgagggcacttaagtctgcttacgtgcaggaatgcgaaagcacgcagctttctagaacgcgggttttgtagcgatagctacactacgccacctcttcgacccttcagtgtggcaccacttgagctccgtggcggcgccattgaccacgtgattggtcacctgggttggtcacgtggtgcggagcagcgctgctgcaggcggcgcggcgccgcTGGCGAAagcgagctgcaacagctgtgcgcatgcgccgtgccaagtgggacgaagatgaagaaggaacgcccagcgaaacggagcggcgaaagactgactttgcaattcaacccggccagatgtagctatcgcatcactccaggtttaaccagagctaaaacacagccaattttttcttcaattATGTGCAAAGGAGTAGCCGGAGGCAAAATCAGACACCAACCTTTCCTTTTATGTTCATCTcaataaaaaaaagcgcacaaCCGGTAAGTATACGTAGCGGTGACGTTTGTGATACCGCGGAAAAGCACTGAAGCGATTATCAGTCAGCTGACAGTACGACCCAAATTGGTTCCCGTTGATAACAAAACTGAAGGTTTGGTTTGTAACGAAAGCATGAATGGAGAGGTGAAAGCGGTCCGCAAGACAAAGATTGAAGGGTCAAGTATGGTAGAATGAAGAATGTTGTCATGTGCCTTTGTACTGTTCGTTGCGATCACCGTGCGAACAACGTGACTCTGAGAGGAATGGCACGGTATGTCGGCAGCAGAGGCAgaaaggccgtcctccgttccattTGCGGGCGGAAACCAATCCGGGATTCTAGGTAACGGTCGTGGGATTCCAACCGCCACAATAAGCCTGCGGGGAGCAGATGTTTATACAGCTGCCGGACTGTAGGTGTGAGAGAAATAGGGTAGGGGGCAGGGAGAGGGGCACTGAGTACTGACCGGATTTCGAATTTGGGGCAGCTATGGAATGCTTCCACTTTTCCGGCATGAAGCCGGGACGCCACACTTCGTTGAAAGTAACGGCCATGCTATCAAGCAGGGTCTTTTACGAGTTAGGTATGCCGTGAGAGTACACATGAGAATACTCTGCATATACAAAACTGCATGAACCTACCGTCCTGTCACTAATTAATCGCGCCCACAGCACTCTGCACAAGCGGCAAGGTTGGGGCGCCCGGCCTCCAGTCGCTGCGTTTTGGCTGCCTCGGCAGATTTTTGCTGAATGTAGCATGTTTACCTTCAGGACAACATTAATGTACGCACGCGTCAAGAAAAGGCAAGTCTGGGGCATTGTAGCGCGTGGCACCGGTTGAGGTTGCTGGCATCGTTTCTCCGCTCTGCTCTCaacctcagtttttttttccgcttCTAGGTTGCCTCCCGAAATTCCTCCCTAGCTTATTTCCTTCTTCCCTCGCCAGTCGCACCACTGCCTCCTGCACCCGCAGTTTCGCAGGTTTTCAGAAGTAGGAGTCTTGTCTTTTCTTTGCTACTGCCAGCAGCCAtatatgaggggggggggggggggggtagaggcaGCTCAAGTCCCAAAAGCGCTCCCCACTCCTTCTTTGGATACGCCCCTGATGGGAAGGTCAGTAGCCATATCACCGGGAGGATCAGCAGCAAGCGCTGAGGTTGGAAGTGGCGTAGATGTgtttaaaaattgatttttgagtaaaggaaatggcgcattattgtctcacacatctcggcggacacttgaaccgtgccgtaaggggagggataaaggagggactgagagaagtaacgaagaaagaggtgccgtagtggagggctccggaataatttcaaccacctggggatctttaacgtgcactgacatcgcacagcacacgggcgcctttgcgtttcacctccatcgaatcgcggccgccgcgttcgggttcgaacccgggtgctccggatcagtagccgagcgccctaaccactgagccaccgcggggggttgTAGAGGTGCTGACGTATCGAAACACTGTCGGCAACCCTGTTAAGCAAATGAatccttggacaaaaattttgaatattggaaaaatGTAAGGTACTGATGtggaaatatcgaaggtaatggcCCATCCTTCTCAagtgtagcaaaatttttcttttatagcgtttccaccgctcgcatcgagcagttaagactaccataAAAAACTGATTGGGAACGCTcttgacaaaagaaaaaaaaacgttaatagcaaaaaaaaatgcaagcctgccggcgGGAGATCTGCGCATATACTTATTGTTATTGTGAGATCATACTATATATGGAAAGATTGCGTTCACTAACTCTTTCTCAATATAAAATGCTTCTGTACTGAGTTGTTTGGTATGCATTGGCATCAAGAACGAGGCGAATGCTGTCCTGTACGATCAGCGACCTGACTAGTGCGTTTCATGCAATGAAACACGAGCCAAAGATGTTGGTTGCTTTGCGTTGAGGACATGCAAGCAGATCATGCCAGCCAGCGTTGCCTTCAGAGCCGTTCTCCATAGCACCGCGCTCGTGCGGCAGTCCTTGGAAGAGGACGGAGTGCCGAGGAAGCATAAATTGTCCGCTTGGCGAAAGGAGGCCATGAACTAACTGCAGGGTTGTTGTTCTCATTAACTAAAGAGCAGATGGCGCGGGTCGTGCGGACGACCGACCGAGTAGAAGGTGAATGAAAGAGAGGCGTGTATATCTCTGCTCAAACAGAGTCCCGCTGCTTTAGGCTGACGCAAACTTATAGGACAGAGTCGCTCATCAAGAAGCTCGATCTTAAGAGTTTCGTAAAGGAGGAGGAAGTTCTGAACACACCTTAACCGAACGACGAAGACGCTACCGTGCATACTAAAGTTCCCAGGTATGTGTACGTATTTTTGTCTCGTTGCGTCAAACGTTAGGCTTTCTTGCAGGATTAGCACTAGTTAGGTTACTCGCGTTTTACCGGGACGGTTATTCTAGTGCTTCTCACGAGGAGGCCCGCGGTGGTGTCACGCAAAGCGCAATGTATCGCTGTTGTCGATACCATCGCTATAGTGCTGACGTCGTAGTCATGTGACCACTCAAACCAGCAAGGTGAAAATGTAATGCGTGAACTCATCTCGCCACCTGCCGAGAAGGGATGGCAGCTCGTGAAAATAGACAGCTATTAATATTCCAGTACACTAAATCCATTAGGGGTGCCTCCCGCAGCAGCCGTGTTTGGTGTGACCAGTTTTTCGCAGGGTTACCGACAGAGGGAAAACTAGCACTGCGATCGGTCATGCCCCATAAAAGCAGAATTTGTGGGCCCTTTTGTCAACCTGCTACACAGGTACAGTTGTGAGAAATACGAAAGGGAACGTGATTTTTGCCGAAAAACGTGAattttttagttattttttcAATAAATTTGAGAATTATTTGTGTATATTATACGCCAAGGGGAAAACTAATTAGGAAACAGAACAAAATATGCTTGGCGCTCATAATTTATTCAGCGATGGATAAAGAGATGCTTACTTTTTCTTTAAAGCGATGTTTATAGCTTCAGGGCATAAAATGACATGTAATAATGGTTGACGACGATGCCGAAATAAATTAAAAGAAATGCACACTTTGTTTCCTGTTATACTGCTCATTGCTGTACAtgtcactgcttttttttttgtcaacggcCGACACTCCTGTCTCCTCACTTCTCTTTGATCAGGTCTTAAGTCGGCGTCcaacacggacaaaaaaaaaataaaaaaaatggaacgGACAAGATAAATTGACCGCTTGCCTTCGGTGGTGAATTTCGATGCCCGAAGAGTTCAAAGCAAGGAAGTGACTCAAAATCACCATCTCTCTCAAGGGTTAATCTATCGACCTGTTGATATCTTACCCCCGCCAGCCATTGTGCATTGAAGCGTTTCGTCAAGAGCTACAGCTTCGACGTCGCATTCGGACTTCCTGCATATAACAACGCCGCGTGCTCGACCACACTTGGAGTCCCGCAGACACGCGAAGGCGGCGAGAAGAGTCTCGTTCCAGCTACCGCTCCAGACAGAGGGAGGAACCCGTAATCTATATCGGCGTGAAACAGGAGCCATCAACCTCGGGCTCGCGCGGTCTTGCTATCAGCGCTGTCGAGTGGCCATTGTCGTACCATCGCAGTCGCGGAACGGACGAAAGCGTAGGGGGATATGACGCGGTGCTGCACTTTCTCTTCGCGCTTCGAGCCCGTTTGAAAGCATCCGGAACGCTTGTACACCTCCGCGGGGTCTCGTCGGCTGCGTGGCGTCGCTAGAGTCGGCGAGTAGAGTCGGCGGAGGTTGTTCCCGCTGGCTTTATAAAGGCGCTCTGCTCCTGACCTGCCCCCGGGTATTTGGACGCCGCAAGCAATGCACTTGGCTTCGTTGAGGGCCGTCTTGCTGACGGCGGCGACTGTTTGCGCCGCGCCGGCGTCGACGGACTATGTATACGAGACCCGCTACTTCGAGACGAAGGTGAGATTGGCTGCTTCAAGGTTTCGTGAAAGGAGTTAGTTGTCCGCGTCAACCACGCCTCGAGCGATTCGTTCGGGCTGTTGCGGAGCATTTTGGTTAAAGTTTTCTAGTCGACGGTGTTTTGATAGTGAACAGAATGCGGTGAGCGAAAGTGAGTGTTGACAGGTTGGTTGGATAGCTGTACTTAAAGAGGAGAGGGTTTGATGCATTTCGCGAGTTGGTTTTAATTggtttttctggggggggggggggggggagggaaggaaatggcgcagtatcatatatcgttggacacctgaaccgcgccgtaagggaagggttaaaggagggagtgaaagaagaaaggaagaagaggtgccgtagtggagggctccggaataatttcgaccatct containing:
- the LOC144110059 gene encoding nuclear pore glycoprotein p62-like produces the protein MNYRLLEESVKEWEEERAGLETNFVKQATQVNASDQLLWASAKRVAQLNSLVERAQLDQQQLEHEVDYEAAQLAELERLLEPLESAMRTAPTRTMRQHADLERDYTYRLADNINSQLNCVSRDILDIVEHFNAANASSAQDKALEMISKVLSSHMDALKWIKHNSDLLQQKLQDLERFGQEQRTDSLLKR